Proteins found in one Lutimonas zeaxanthinifaciens genomic segment:
- the purB gene encoding adenylosuccinate lyase — protein MNLTTLNAISPIDGRYRNKIDELGAYFSEEALIKYRVKIEIEYFIALCQIPLPQLEDFDSKVFKDLRKIYQDFRTEDAIRIKDIESVTNHDVKAVEYFIKEKFDLLKLESYKEFIHFGLTSQDINNTAVPLSLKDAYENIYMPEILRLIEKLSSLSREWSSVSMLAKTHGQPASPTRLGKEVQVFVERIKQQLKLLNEVPFAAKFGGATGNFNAHKVAYPSNDWKAFGTHFVQNVLGLSHSFPTTQIEHYDHLAAFFDGLKRINTIIIDLDRDVWQYISMNYFKQKIKKGEVGSSAMPHKVNPIDFENSEGNLGLANALFEHLSAKLPISRLQRDLTDSTVLRNIGVPLGHTIISIKSTMKGLGKLLLNQEAFDKDLEDNWAVAAEAIQTILRREAYPDPYEALKGLTRTNSKIDQKSIAEFIDTLDVEEHIKEELKAITPHNYTGI, from the coding sequence ATGAATTTGACTACCTTAAATGCAATTTCTCCAATCGACGGCAGATACAGAAATAAAATAGATGAACTGGGGGCCTATTTTTCCGAGGAGGCATTGATCAAATACAGGGTCAAAATTGAAATCGAATATTTTATCGCCTTATGTCAGATTCCTTTACCTCAGCTAGAAGATTTTGACTCAAAGGTTTTCAAGGATCTTAGAAAAATCTATCAAGACTTTAGAACTGAAGACGCAATTAGGATCAAGGATATAGAAAGTGTAACCAATCACGATGTTAAGGCTGTTGAATATTTTATCAAAGAGAAATTTGACTTGCTAAAGTTGGAATCCTATAAAGAATTCATTCATTTTGGACTTACTTCTCAAGATATAAATAATACAGCGGTTCCTTTATCCTTAAAAGATGCTTATGAAAATATTTATATGCCTGAAATCCTGAGGTTAATTGAGAAATTGAGTAGTCTTTCCCGAGAATGGTCCTCAGTATCGATGCTGGCCAAAACCCATGGACAACCTGCCTCTCCTACCCGTCTGGGAAAGGAAGTCCAGGTTTTTGTAGAAAGAATAAAACAACAGCTTAAATTGCTGAATGAAGTTCCTTTTGCAGCTAAATTTGGAGGTGCCACCGGTAACTTCAATGCCCATAAAGTGGCCTATCCTTCAAACGACTGGAAAGCATTTGGAACCCATTTTGTTCAAAATGTACTTGGCCTGAGCCATTCCTTTCCAACCACGCAAATTGAACATTACGATCACCTGGCTGCATTTTTTGACGGACTTAAAAGAATCAATACCATTATCATAGACCTTGACCGTGACGTTTGGCAATATATTTCAATGAATTATTTCAAACAGAAGATCAAAAAAGGTGAAGTTGGTTCTTCTGCCATGCCTCATAAAGTGAATCCAATTGATTTTGAAAATAGTGAAGGGAACCTTGGATTGGCCAATGCCTTATTCGAGCACTTATCCGCCAAGTTACCGATATCCAGGCTTCAACGTGACCTGACGGATTCCACTGTGCTTAGGAATATTGGTGTTCCCCTTGGGCATACCATCATATCCATAAAATCAACCATGAAAGGCTTAGGGAAGCTTTTACTAAATCAAGAAGCATTTGACAAAGATCTTGAAGACAATTGGGCAGTTGCCGCCGAAGCAATTCAGACCATTTTAAGAAGAGAAGCCTATCCTGACCCCTATGAGGCCTTGAAGGGACTGACTCGAACCAATTCTAAAATTGATCAGAAATCTATTGCCGAATTTATTGATACCTTAGATGTCGAGGAGCATATAAAAGAGGAATTAAAGGCCATAACTCCTCATAATTACACAGGAATTTAA
- a CDS encoding DNA topoisomerase IV, translated as MRNTFLLLVLCFFISCNQGKRLRVDDLKSGRFKTVLEDEETESFATRNDSIQIEEYQKLKDTFYIEWIDQFEYVLIKTNPKTLLDSTPFHVKITSIKKDGYDFNAYYKGSNFKQKGRAYKIDVE; from the coding sequence ATGCGGAATACTTTTCTACTTTTGGTTTTATGTTTCTTCATATCATGTAATCAGGGTAAAAGACTTCGTGTTGATGATTTAAAATCGGGTCGTTTTAAAACAGTTTTGGAGGATGAGGAAACAGAATCGTTTGCTACCAGAAATGACTCGATTCAAATTGAAGAATACCAGAAACTCAAAGATACCTTTTACATTGAATGGATCGATCAGTTCGAATATGTATTGATCAAAACCAATCCAAAAACCTTACTTGACAGCACCCCTTTCCATGTAAAGATCACGAGTATCAAAAAGGATGGATATGACTTTAACGCCTACTACAAGGGTTCAAATTTTAAGCAAAAAGGAAGGGCGTATAAGATTGATGTAGAATAA